TAGTAGGTCACGTTCGAGGTCAAGGAGTAAATCATTTTCAAATTCCCGAAGTTATTCGGGGTATGCTTTATATATTGCTAACTTAGTTTTGTTTGCCTTGATTCTTTGCTGTATCTCTTGTCATTCATTAACCTAATTTGATGAATGGTTAAATGTGCGACTTGGCCAGCACATAAATCTTTATTTTGTCCCCACCCCCTTTTAGTCTTTGTTCATGAGTTTAACGTTGcacatttaattttatttttggtttatCATTTTGTATTAATTGTTCTATCTTATGTAGTGATCGACACAAGTCAAGGAGTATATCTAGGTCTCCAGTGGCTCAAGGACGCTCCATTTCTCCTGAAAGAATTCGCCGATCTTCTCGGCAACGAGCTATTTCTCCTCGGAGGCATTCACCACGACGATCTCCTTATAGAAGGCCATCTTTTTCAAGGAGAAGATCCAGATCCAACTCAGATTACGATTCTCCTTCTCCTGTACGACGGAGAATTCATTCTCCATTCTATCGCCGACGCAGAACACCCTCTCCTGTTAAAAGACGTAGATCGCCTTCTCCAGTGCGTCGGCGCAGATCACCTTCTCCGGTGCGCCGACGTAGATCACCTTCTCCAATGCGGCGTCGTAGATCACCTTCTCCTGTGCGAAGGCGTAGATCACCATCACCTATTAGACGGCGAAGGTCACCCTCACCCATGCGGCGAAGAACTCCTGTTATGCGGCATAGGTCACCTTCACCTGTGCGCCGGATACCACCAAGGCGCAGATCAGGCTCTCCCATGCAATCTCCCTCTCCCACAACGCGAAGATATAGTAGTAGGCCTCCACGACGCAGGTCTCCATCTCCTTTGCAGTATAAATCACCTGTTCTCGGTAAGAAAAGATCTCCAAGTGCCTCACCTCGAAGGTCTCCTCGAGATGGATGGAGTTCTCAGTCTCCAATACGGCGTGTATCTCCATCTCCAGTTAGGAGAAATTCCCCAAGGAACCAAAGAAGTCCTGTGGATTCTTCTATGACAAGAGTCAGGTATAGAGACACTTGAAGGGATGCTTGAATATTGTTGCTTGCCTTGTCTCAGGCGTGTATGATTTTAATGTGATAATGATGGAGCTTTTAAAATCATATTTCATTTATAGAATCATGTCTCTATGTAACTGCAGAATTTTGTGAAGTGATAGTTTTGAAAAGGTCAGTTTTTGCAAGGAAATTGATGTTATCTGTGGTGATACCCATGCAGAATGCAAAAAAGTTTATCACCTGAGACTCATCAAAGTCCTTTGCGATCTgtacaaagagataaaaatggCAGAGCTTCACGCAATAAATCACAGGATTCCATGTCCACACCTGAGAAGTCTCCGATTCGATCAGTAGCCACCCGAGGAAGGAGCAGAACCAGCAGTGAAGATAGAAGGTAGTTTTCTTTTTATGCAATGCTCTTATCTTCCCATCATTGCTCGCAACTGGTAATTTATACAcatatttgtttgtttttgaaaatgtttagTCCACATGAAAGCCCCCTGAGGCAAAGAAAGGAGAAAGTAACCAATGAAAGAAGCTCAAGTCCTCCAAAGAAAGCCAGAACCCAGAGACCTAGCTATGACATTCCAGAGACAAGGGAAGGAGCAGAAGAAACATATAATTCTAGGTTTGAATATGATTTATATAACTTTTAgttactttatttatttatttattgaggAATGTAAGTAACTGTCATTGCTTGGTCATTGTTtagcttttttctttttctcattttctcctCTATCTTATTGGTAGAGAGAGCAGAGATCCTAAGTCAAATTCATCtcaaaagaaaccaaaatacTCCCCTGTTAGTAAGCAAAAAGGTTCACCTGCAAAATTTCGTCACGGTGATGAGTTTCATCCTGAAAGGAGAGCTGATCGTTATGATAACAAAGATTTGAGTAATAAAGGCCAGGAAATAAAATGGTAATACAATTGAGATGCTGCAGTTGTTCTAATGAATTTGAATGCATGTACACTGCAGACCTTTCTGATAATGTGTACTCTTTTGACAGTGATAATTCTTCTCGCAAGGGAGATGACCCTCCTGCCCAGCAGAAGTCACCAATGAACAAAGAAATTTTTTCCAGCGAGAAGCGTCATGAATCTTATCCTATTATTAAAAAATCTGATGACAAGGATCAATCCCATTCAGTCCATGCCAAAAGTAGTGAGCAACTCCACAAATCAGAAGCCGCTCCAGATTTTGTTGCAAAAGTTGATCTTGTCAATCAGAGTGCTTCATATGATTCTGTTTCTGAGGAAAGTGATAAGCATAGAAGGGAAGGAAAGGATAGGAGGAGAAAGCACAAAAGGTCTGAGAAAAAAATCGTGTCTTCTGATGAAAGTTATAGTGATGATTCTGAGTTAGAGGATAGGAAAGAGACCAAGAGGAAGAAAAGGGAGGAGAAGAAGCTGCGTAAGGAGGAGAAGCGTCGACGCCGTGAAGAGAGACGACACAGAAGGGAAGAACGTCGTGCagagaagctgaagctgaagagtAAAACAGACTACATTTCAGATGATGAGGAAGCTGAGCGAATGGATGACCATCCAAGTAATAATGAGGAGACACAAGTTGATCCAAAGAAGCTTGAGATTGAGCTACGGAATAAGGCTCTTGAATCCCTCAAAGCAAAGAGGGGCCTGAATAACTGATCAATACACTTttgagtttttatgttttatgctTTAGAAGCTTCTTTGAGAAATATCTTCTTAGCTTCTTTTGAAAACTTGGTTTTACAAATGTtatgttttttgttttattggTAAATGTTTGATGTCGTCTATCTTTAATGCTGGCAGCTGAAATGGATAAATGACGATTTCTGAGCAAATCTGTTGAGTACAACTCTATGCAGACATTGCCATATATTTACTGGTAATATTTGTCTCCCCTTTGTTgggaattttatgtttttcggGTGGTGTATTTTGGTTATATCTTATGTTCTTTTAGCTGCTATCTTGGTTTGTTGTAGATCCTTGTTTGTTTTCTCCCCACTATGACTTTGTTGTGATTGGTAGTGTTGACTAGTTTCTTATTTAGACGAGATTCAACCGAAGGTTGTGAATTATTAAGAAGGTTGTGATACTAAATTAGCTTTCTGGTCAATTGGTAGATGAAATTTATGTCAACTCTAGATGACCTGGTGAGCAGACCATGCGCAGACCTATGTATTGAACTTCAATTCAGGTGAAGTTTTTCATCTTTTACCATTTTTCTGGTTCTGGAAGAGCTCTTTTAAGTCATCTGTAGTATGTACATTGATATTCTTTTCacaatgtaatttttaaaactaTTAAGTTTGCATCTTGGGAGAGTTGTTCTTGGGCTATGTTTACTGGAAATCTCTATGATGTAGCTGTGTGTTTTATATGTGTTCTTCTGTATGTACTTTTTTGTGTGCCAGAACAAATAATTATCTTGAGCATTCTGGTGTGGTCGGTTTTCTCAGGTTGCTTTGTGTGGTGCaattatttgtttttgatttCCCTTCTGACGACATTTAATACCTTGCATTATGCCATCTGTGCTTGTCTGCTTGAGCTGCTGTTACACTCGGAAATGTTCTTGTTTTCGATTTTCTTTGTTAACGTTGCTTTGGACTTTACCTGAGATCTGTATGATTTACTCTTGCAATTGTCATTCTGAATACTGATACTTCATTGTACATGAGATTTTTTTGGGCAATGTGAAACCAAAGAAAAACAGCAATATCAAGCAATCATAAACATGGGGCTTTTTTAATAACTGTCATTTGGTAGTTGCTTTTACGTTCATACAAGTAATTTTAAGGTGTTCTTTTCTTAAAAAATGTTATTGAAGGTTGTCATGCCATCTTTGTTCTATAAATTTGCTGTAAGATATCGTATTTTACAATTATCATTCCCATATAAACCCAATAGTACTTGATTTTGATTTAAACAAGGaaatgaattttgatttttaatatGGATCTTGTTCTTTTGAGGTGGAATAAAATAGTTCTTGATTGGAAAGTAAGAGTGGACATTGGCTTGATAGTTTGTACTGAgtttaattttttgtattaaaCTTTTTTTATAATGACATGCAATCGTTTCATGTATTTACACCGATAATATCCCTGTTATATTTGTGTCTCTTTTTGTTTCagtttaatattattttaggtAATGGTTACTTTTTTATTTGTAAATATGCTCGTTGAACAACACTCTTTCCAACTCTCTTCTAttgtttttctgttttcatGTTTTTTAACGGTAAACTAATATTTTACTCCCGTAATATTTTTGATGGCTCTTATGAATTATGCTGCTCCTGATCAATAGTTAGATTAGATTTTCTACTGAGTATATAACCTACTAAATTACTACATTACGCCAGTCTTGGTCTAGTTGGAGGATGATCTCTAAGCACATTCAATACATCCTCCTCGACATTGTTGCGCTTCTGATCTTTATTTTGATGTATCTAAGAGTGGGAGTGGATCCTGTTTTATTTTAGGACAAATCTTAGACACTTGTATACTATACTGTGCTATGGAGGGatgaatatttaatttaatttttagataaatttttaatttaaatatattatgCAAA
This portion of the Lotus japonicus ecotype B-129 chromosome 3, LjGifu_v1.2 genome encodes:
- the LOC130747280 gene encoding uncharacterized protein LOC130747280 isoform X4, with translation MSGGFFRGTSADQDTRFSNKQAKLMKSQKFAPELEHLVDMTKVNMEVMKPWITRRVTELLGFEDEVLINFIHGLLDAKEVNGKEIQIQITGFMEKNTVKFMKELWTLLLSAQKNASGVPQQFLDAKEEELQKKKAENERIASEIQRKKEKEGREMMEERLKKLDGGLDAKDNNTASDPTLKHRDSGRYVQDGKEADKRNGVRARNRVSRSPHSPAVSTSPHRDRHKSRSISRSPVAQGRSISPERIRRSSRQRAISPRRHSPRRSPYRRPSFSRRRSRSNSDYDSPSPVRRRIHSPFYRRRRTPSPVKRRRSPSPVRRRRSPSPVRRRRSPSPMRRRRSPSPVRRRRSPSPIRRRRSPSPMRRRTPVMRHRSPSPVRRIPPRRRSGSPMQSPSPTTRRYSSRPPRRRSPSPLQYKSPVLGKKRSPSASPRRSPRDGWSSQSPIRRVSPSPVRRNSPRNQRSPVDSSMTRVRMQKSLSPETHQSPLRSVQRDKNGRASRNKSQDSMSTPEKSPIRSVATRGRSRTSSEDRSPHESPLRQRKEKVTNERSSSPPKKARTQRPSYDIPETREGAEETYNSRESRDPKSNSSQKKPKYSPVSKQKGSPAKFRHGDEFHPERRADRYDNKDLSNKGQEIKCDNSSRKGDDPPAQQKSPMNKEIFSSEKRHESYPIIKKSDDKDQSHSVHAKSSEQLHKSEAAPDFVAKVDLVNQSASYDSVSEESDKHRREGKDRRRKHKRSEKKIVSSDESYSDDSELEDRKETKRKKREEKKLRKEEKRRRREERRHRREERRAEKLKLKSKTDYISDDEEAERMDDHPSNNEETQVDPKKLEIELRNKALESLKAKRGLNN
- the LOC130747280 gene encoding uncharacterized protein LOC130747280 isoform X1 yields the protein MSGGFFRGTSADQDTRFSNKQAKLMKSQKFAPELEHLVDMTKVNMEVMKPWITRRVTELLGFEDEVLINFIHGLLDAKEVNGKEIQIQITGFMEKNTVKFMKELWTLLLSAQKNASGVPQQFLDAKEEELQKKKAENERIASEIQRKKEKEGREMMEERLKKLDGGLDAKDNNTASDPTLKHRDSGRYVQDGKEADKRNGVRARNRVSRSPHSPAVSTSPHRRSRSRSRSKSFSNSRSYSGDRHKSRSISRSPVAQGRSISPERIRRSSRQRAISPRRHSPRRSPYRRPSFSRRRSRSNSDYDSPSPVRRRIHSPFYRRRRTPSPVKRRRSPSPVRRRRSPSPVRRRRSPSPMRRRRSPSPVRRRRSPSPIRRRRSPSPMRRRTPVMRHRSPSPVRRIPPRRRSGSPMQSPSPTTRRYSSRPPRRRSPSPLQYKSPVLGKKRSPSASPRRSPRDGWSSQSPIRRVSPSPVRRNSPRNQRSPVDSSMTRVRMQKSLSPETHQSPLRSVQRDKNGRASRNKSQDSMSTPEKSPIRSVATRGRSRTSSEDRSPHESPLRQRKEKVTNERSSSPPKKARTQRPSYDIPETREGAEETYNSRESRDPKSNSSQKKPKYSPVSKQKGSPAKFRHGDEFHPERRADRYDNKDLSNKGQEIKCDNSSRKGDDPPAQQKSPMNKEIFSSEKRHESYPIIKKSDDKDQSHSVHAKSSEQLHKSEAAPDFVAKVDLVNQSASYDSVSEESDKHRREGKDRRRKHKRSEKKIVSSDESYSDDSELEDRKETKRKKREEKKLRKEEKRRRREERRHRREERRAEKLKLKSKTDYISDDEEAERMDDHPSNNEETQVDPKKLEIELRNKALESLKAKRGLNN
- the LOC130747280 gene encoding uncharacterized protein LOC130747280 isoform X2, with amino-acid sequence MSGGFFRGTSADQDTRFSNKQAKLMKSQKFAPELEHLVDMTKVNMEVMKPWITRRVTELLGFEDEVLINFIHGLLDAKEVNGKEIQIQITGFMEKNTVKFMKELWTLLLSAQKNASGVPQQFLDAKEEELQKKKAENERIASEIQRKKEKEGREMMEERLKKLDGGLDAKDNNTASDPTLKHRDSGRYVQDGKEADKRNGVRARNRVSRSPHSPAVSTSPHRSRSRSRSKSFSNSRSYSGDRHKSRSISRSPVAQGRSISPERIRRSSRQRAISPRRHSPRRSPYRRPSFSRRRSRSNSDYDSPSPVRRRIHSPFYRRRRTPSPVKRRRSPSPVRRRRSPSPVRRRRSPSPMRRRRSPSPVRRRRSPSPIRRRRSPSPMRRRTPVMRHRSPSPVRRIPPRRRSGSPMQSPSPTTRRYSSRPPRRRSPSPLQYKSPVLGKKRSPSASPRRSPRDGWSSQSPIRRVSPSPVRRNSPRNQRSPVDSSMTRVRMQKSLSPETHQSPLRSVQRDKNGRASRNKSQDSMSTPEKSPIRSVATRGRSRTSSEDRSPHESPLRQRKEKVTNERSSSPPKKARTQRPSYDIPETREGAEETYNSRESRDPKSNSSQKKPKYSPVSKQKGSPAKFRHGDEFHPERRADRYDNKDLSNKGQEIKCDNSSRKGDDPPAQQKSPMNKEIFSSEKRHESYPIIKKSDDKDQSHSVHAKSSEQLHKSEAAPDFVAKVDLVNQSASYDSVSEESDKHRREGKDRRRKHKRSEKKIVSSDESYSDDSELEDRKETKRKKREEKKLRKEEKRRRREERRHRREERRAEKLKLKSKTDYISDDEEAERMDDHPSNNEETQVDPKKLEIELRNKALESLKAKRGLNN
- the LOC130747280 gene encoding uncharacterized protein LOC130747280 isoform X3 produces the protein MSGGFFRGTSADQDTRFSNKQAKLMKSQKFAPELEHLVDMTKVNMEVMKPWITRRVTELLGFEDEVLINFIHGLLDAKEVNGKEIQIQITGFMEKNTVKFMKELWTLLLSAQKNASGVPQQFLDAKEEELQKKKAENERIASEIQRKKEKEGREMMEERLKKLDGGLDAKDNNTASDPTLKHRDSGRYVQDGKEADKRNGVRARNRVSRSPHSPAVSTSPHRRSRSRSRSKSFSNSRSYSGDRHKSRSISRSPVAQGRSISPERIRRSSRQRAISPRRHSPRRSPYRRPSFSRRRSRSNSDYDSPSPVRRRIHSPFYRRRRTPSPVKRRRSPSPVRRRRSPSPVRRRRSPSPMRRRRSPSPVRRRRSPSPIRRRRSPSPMRRRTPVMRHRSPSPVRRIPPRRRSGSPMQSPSPTTRRYSSRPPRRRSPSPLQYKSPVLGKKRSPSASPRRSPRDGWSSQSPIRRVSPSPVRRNSPRNQRSPVDSSMTRVRMQKSLSPETHQSPLRSVQRDKNGRASRNKSQDSMSTPEKSPIRSVATRGRSRTSSEDRSPHESPLRQRKEKVTNERSSSPPKKARTQRPSYDIPETREGAEETYNSRDPKSNSSQKKPKYSPVSKQKGSPAKFRHGDEFHPERRADRYDNKDLSNKGQEIKCDNSSRKGDDPPAQQKSPMNKEIFSSEKRHESYPIIKKSDDKDQSHSVHAKSSEQLHKSEAAPDFVAKVDLVNQSASYDSVSEESDKHRREGKDRRRKHKRSEKKIVSSDESYSDDSELEDRKETKRKKREEKKLRKEEKRRRREERRHRREERRAEKLKLKSKTDYISDDEEAERMDDHPSNNEETQVDPKKLEIELRNKALESLKAKRGLNN